The nucleotide sequence GTGAAGTTTTCCAACCATAAAACGCCCACGTATGAGACAAAATAATGAGGACGCATCAGCAGCGTCAACCATTCATTTTAGGGGGAATTTCGCATGAGCAGTAATAAATCTAAACGCTTTGTTCAGCAAGGTAAAGATTCCGTTTCGAAACATGATGAACGTTTCCCTTATCATACAACAATGGCTGAGTCAGAAGAGCGCAAAGCTCAAATGGCGGATAAATCCTCTTTAGGAGGCTTTTAATTTATGGGTAACCAACTATTTCAGGCAGCACGCAAAGCAGTCGAAAAAGCTGGAGAAGTTTTAACCGGCAAAATCGGTCATGACCATGGTCATGAACACCGTTCTGAAGAAAATCAGTACAGCTCGCAGCATGGAGCACAGCATAACGGGTCCCATAGCTACGGGGCAAATCACAATGAACATCAAAGCTACAGCTCTCAGCATGGCGGACAGCAAGGCGGGGCTCAGCAGCATGGCGGCGAAAGCGTAGACGCAGATTCTAAAGCGAAAGCCGAAAATGCTCTTATGTCCGCATTTGCCAACGCTTCACCCGCAGAGCAAAAGCAGCTCAGCGAACTTCAGGATGAACTGAAGAACATGTAGGTATGATGGCGGTCCCCGGAATCTGTATTCCGGGGATTTTAACTGATGAAACAAGAACAAAAGCGCAAGCGCCAAGGCCCGCTCCGATAGTCAGATAAGAATCCGGCGGAAAAGTCCGGTTCCCGCCTTTTTTGTCGGATTTGTTCTGAAAGAGGATCTAGGCGCTTCCGCTTGCCGATGATAACTTTGTTATGTTATCAACAACCTTTTATTTTTTATAATTTCCTACAGAACAGAAAAAGCTGCGGATAAACCGCAGCCGTTTTATTCTGAAACTGTAAATGTTTTGACTTCCTGAAGAGGCTTGGCTCCTTCAGCTTTTCCGGCAAACTGGGCGGTCACCGTATAGTCTCCCGCCTGCAGGCTTCCTGCTGATTTCATGTCCCATGTCTCCTCGTAGGTTTTGCTTTCGCCAGGAGGAATCGTTACATACTGCAGCGCCTGTGTAAACATTTTGCCTTTTGAATATTTGTAGACTTCTGCCCCGTTCGGATCGGTAATAATGATTTCGTACTTTTGTCCGGACGAAAATTCAAAGTTTTTTTCTTCATCTGAGTTGTTTTTAACCGTCATGGTGATTTGGACAACACCTGATTCTTCTTTCGTTTCAACTGAAAGCTCGACATCTTTTTCTTCCATATCACCCGACACCTCTTCCGCTTGTTCTTTCTCTTGCGGCTGTTCAGCACTTTGGCCGCAGCCTGCAAGAATTAAAAACCCCATAATGAACAAAAGTTTTTTCATTGCGCGTATCTCCTATTCTTTGCGGAAGAATCCAAAGATGCCTGTTGTCTGAAGAATGTTTGTGAATGCCTTTGGATCCACTTCCTTAATGATTTTTTCTAAATCATAAAGTTCATAGCGCGTGATCACGATCATCAGCATGTCCTTTTGTTCGTTAGTAAAGGCCCCTTTTGCAGGAACCATCGTGATGCCTCTTACCATTTTAGCATGAATTGCCTTTTTCAGGTCATCGGCTTTTTTCGTGATAATCATGGCTGTCAGTTTTTCATGACGGGTATGGATTGCATCAATGACCCTCGTTGATGCGTAGAGAGTGACAAGCGTATAGAGTGCTTTTTCCCATCCGTAAAGCAGACCGGCTGTAAAGATGATGATTCCGTTCAAAATGAAGAAATACGTTCCCACGGGCTTATCTTTCATGCGTGAGAGAATCATGGCAACAATATCAAGTCCTCCGGTTGATGCCCCGTACTTAAGCGTAATTCCGACTCCGATTGCTACGATCACGCCTCCGAATACTGCATTCAGCAGGATATCTTCAGACAGTGGATAGAGCGGAACAATCGACAGAAAGAAGGTTGTCGCTGCGACGCTCAGCACACTGTAGAGCGTAAATGATTTCCCTACCTTCTGCCAGCCTAAAATCGCTACAGGGATATTCAGCAGGAGCAGCAGAACCCCGGTCGATATGTTAAGGGGCGTATATTCAATCAAAACGCTTGATAAAAGCTGGGCAACCCCTGTAAATCCGCTGGCATATACATCCGCCGGAATCATAAACAGGTTCAGTCCCACAGCGTTCAGCAGCGCGCCGAAAATCACAATTATTCCTTTTTTGACTTCTTCATAAACCATTTGCAGAAAATCCTCCCGGGCTATAAGATATTAATAGTATTTCTGATTTACCCTTTTTTCTTGCAGACCAATACAAATTATGTCTTTTCAGGGCTTTCGTTGTTCTTTACTTCTATTTGGCTAAGTGCTACTTTTACTATAAGAATTCAATTTCAAATGAGACTATTCTCCCAAAGGGAAAAATTACATGAAATGAGGTGCAAAAATGACGGTTCACATCCTCGCAGACAGCGCAAGCGATCTGCCGCTTGAGTTTTACGAAAAGAACGGTGTCACGCTGCTTCCGCTCGGCGTACATATTGATGAGCATGACTACCGTGACCTTCTGACCATTACACCGAAGGAAGTATACGATGCAATGAGAGAAGGGAAAGTTGCGAAAACAACGCAAATTTCTCCTTTAGATGTCAAAGAGATCTTTACCTCTCTCGCCCAAAAGAAAGTGCCTGCTCTGTATGTAGCATTTTCTTCAGAGCTTTCAGGGACATACCAGACTGCAGTCATGATCGGCAATGAGGTAAAAGAAGAATATCCTGATTTTGAGCTTGCCATTATCGATTCAAAATGTGCTTCACTTGGCCTTGGCCTTGCTGTTAAATATGCAGCTGAACTCGCCGGTAAAGGAAAAACTCTACACGAAATCGCAGAGTCTGTAAAGGACTTCTGCGTGCATACAGAACACATTTTCACAGTCGACAATCTCGACTATCTCGCAAGAGGCGGCCGCATCAGCAAAACCTCTGCATTTGTCGGCGGTCTGCTGAACATAAAGCCTCTTCTCCATGTTGAGGACGGAAAACTTATTCCTATAGAGAAAATCAGAGGGAGAAAAAAAGTATTCCGCCGTGTCATTGAACTTATGAAAGAACGCGGCACTGACTTAAGCAATCAGACAATCGCCATCAGCCATGGCGACGACCTTGATTCCGCTAATGAAATCAAGTCCATGATTCAAGCTGAATTTCAGCCGAAAGAAATTTACATCAACACGGTCGGCTGTTCCGTTGGAGCACACTCAGGCCCAGGCACAATCGCCATCTTTTTCTTAAACAAACAGATCTCATAATATTTTTCTTCTCGTAGGGCATCCTAAACATATCATTTTTAAAGGAGTTTTGATGATGCCCCATACAAGCGATAACGACAAAAAAGCAAAAGACAACAATGCCAAGCAGCATGAAAAAAACATGATGCGCGAAAAAAGCCGCCAAAAAGGCGAACAACAATTTTCTAAGAAAACAGATCACTTGTAATCAGAAATGGAAACAGCAGCGGGGGAGATTCCGCTGCTGTTTTTTTTATGTTAATTTAAATTGTGTTAACGTTTGTTTCAGATCATAGGTCAGCTTTCTCAGCTCTGAAACCCCTTCAGCCATCTTTTCAAAAGCAGCAAGCTGCTCAGCAGTTGAAGCTGAAATTTCTTCGCTTCCCGCTGCTGTTTCCTCCACTACAGCGCTGATGCTCTCAACATTTTGCAGAACATTTCCGCCTAATGTTTTCGAGTGATTCACACCTTCTTCAAGGCTAATCAATTCCAGTGTAATATTCTTCACTTTTTCATCAATCGCATGAAAAGCCTGTGTAGTGATGTCCATACCTGTCTTTTGCTTTTCTGCAAGGGAAACCCCTTTTGCTACAGATTCAGAAATGTTTGCAATGCCGGATTGCATCAGGCTTGCCATTTCAAAAATTTGGGAGGTGGCATTCGTAGATTCTTCTGCAAGCTTTCTGACTTCTGCTGCCACTACGGCAAATCCCTTTCCC is from Bacillus sp. FSL H8-0547 and encodes:
- a CDS encoding DUF3813 domain-containing protein, which encodes MGNQLFQAARKAVEKAGEVLTGKIGHDHGHEHRSEENQYSSQHGAQHNGSHSYGANHNEHQSYSSQHGGQQGGAQQHGGESVDADSKAKAENALMSAFANASPAEQKQLSELQDELKNM
- a CDS encoding BsuPI-related putative proteinase inhibitor, with product MKKLLFIMGFLILAGCGQSAEQPQEKEQAEEVSGDMEEKDVELSVETKEESGVVQITMTVKNNSDEEKNFEFSSGQKYEIIITDPNGAEVYKYSKGKMFTQALQYVTIPPGESKTYEETWDMKSAGSLQAGDYTVTAQFAGKAEGAKPLQEVKTFTVSE
- a CDS encoding DUF3941 domain-containing protein, whose translation is MPHTSDNDKKAKDNNAKQHEKNMMREKSRQKGEQQFSKKTDHL
- a CDS encoding YitT family protein is translated as MVYEEVKKGIIVIFGALLNAVGLNLFMIPADVYASGFTGVAQLLSSVLIEYTPLNISTGVLLLLLNIPVAILGWQKVGKSFTLYSVLSVAATTFFLSIVPLYPLSEDILLNAVFGGVIVAIGVGITLKYGASTGGLDIVAMILSRMKDKPVGTYFFILNGIIIFTAGLLYGWEKALYTLVTLYASTRVIDAIHTRHEKLTAMIITKKADDLKKAIHAKMVRGITMVPAKGAFTNEQKDMLMIVITRYELYDLEKIIKEVDPKAFTNILQTTGIFGFFRKE
- a CDS encoding DegV family protein; this translates as MTVHILADSASDLPLEFYEKNGVTLLPLGVHIDEHDYRDLLTITPKEVYDAMREGKVAKTTQISPLDVKEIFTSLAQKKVPALYVAFSSELSGTYQTAVMIGNEVKEEYPDFELAIIDSKCASLGLGLAVKYAAELAGKGKTLHEIAESVKDFCVHTEHIFTVDNLDYLARGGRISKTSAFVGGLLNIKPLLHVEDGKLIPIEKIRGRKKVFRRVIELMKERGTDLSNQTIAISHGDDLDSANEIKSMIQAEFQPKEIYINTVGCSVGAHSGPGTIAIFFLNKQIS